The window ACTTCTCTGTACGCGGCAATGATCCTTTCTTCGAGCATCCGGCGGGTCTCGCTGTTGAGCGGATGCGCCACGTCCTTGTAGGTCCCGTCCCGGCGCTTCTTGCTCGGCATTGAGACGAAAAGACCCGAGGTCCCGCGAATCACCTTGATGTCGCGAACCACGAAGCAATCGTCC is drawn from Deltaproteobacteria bacterium and contains these coding sequences:
- the spoVG gene encoding septation regulator SpoVG, encoding MEVTEVKVFPVEEDKLKAYVTITLDDCFVVRDIKVIRGTSGLFVSMPSKKRRDGTYKDVAHPLNSETRRMLEERIIAAYREVVSSDTGQDRDEH